The genomic region caatttccGTGAACCCCAATATAGaatcggacaataataggacatgttctataatgtgCGGAATGGCTGCAcagaagatgtggacagcacacggatgacaaatGTCCACCCATTTCCCCTGTGGAGGAGCTGTAGGGGAAGTGAGCACTTTCTAGCAGCTTCTTCCACAAATTACAACTGATCACTGGGATCCCAGGGAAAGATGCCGTGCCAAGATGGTAATCGTCAAGCAAAAATCATCGTcgagtggacaatccctttaaagggcatctgtcagcagttttgcacctatgacactggctgacctgttgcatgtgcgcttggcagatgaaggcatttgtgttggtcccatgttcatatgtgcccacattgctgagaaaaattgttttaatatatgcaaatgagcctctaggggcaatgggggcgttgccgttacacttagaggctctgcagCGCCCTCTCaactttgattaacagggccaggcagtgtcaaTGTGATCACTCCTAATTCTGTCAAAgagcagagggtgcggcagttgcagagagagcagagcctctaggtgtaatggcaacgcccccgttgctcttagaggctcatttgcatatattaaaacatcatatttctcagcaatgcgggcacatatgaacatgggaccaacacagatgtcttcagctgccgagtgcacatgtaacaggtcagccagtgtcataggtacaaaactgctgacagatgccctttaagtgatTGCTTTCTCGAAACTGAAAAATCTATATTTAAGCTATTATACCTTTGGATCTTTTTTCTCTCTCAATTTTCTGtattattaaaaggggttgtctttgATCAGCGTGGCTCCTAAAATTTAGCTGACTATGCATCACCCCCGCAGCAGTGTTCTAGGTCATACATGGCTGGTTTCAGTATGTGAAGGTGACAGATGCTGCTAGCCAGTGACCCTTTGCTCTGGCCCAGAGGTGGGCCCTGggaagggaccccccccccccccatctatccTCATATACAATCTGCTATAAGACTGCAATCACGTCCACCTTTGGGAACATCAGCAGATTCCCAGTGTGGCCCCAAGGCAGATATCGCCATATCCTGAAGACTGTGCAAGGACTGATCCATTGGGATAAGCAGGTCCGTTTATCATTTACTAGAAGATTCCTAAGAGATGAGCTGTGAGCACTAATGGGTTATGTCCTACGTGTATGAGCGGTAAGTGATGAACCTCCTGCAGGCTCCAAATCATTTAAAGGctatacacctttggaggcaattttgtatgattgcatttcactcatttctggggctaaaaatagttttttattaaaaactttcAACAGTATTTGCCCTACAGGGTGAGGTTGGAGCCTATCTGCAGAGTATCTGGCTTTCAGTTTCATACTGAACCGTATGGAtgtatagcccttatctctgaactgctggcagctcataaacacttatttaagctatTTTCTGAGTGTTTATAAGCTGTCAGGATTTCAGATTTAAGGACTATACATCAAACCACCAAAACAGCAACCTGATGGTTCAGTGTAACTGAAAGCTAGATACTCTGCAGACAGGCTGAAACTTAAAAGGCCATGGACACCTTCAGGGCAtttttttatgactgcattttactcatttcaggctaaaaatacctttttaattttttttacatttattaaaaatgttcagtcttttttttagatacaagggttaaaaaaataaataaaatgagccTGTTTGCAGAGTATTTATTCTAAGTGCCATCAGCTGATGGCTCGTGCCAAACCTTATCTCTTACCTCCTGAccccataaacactcattatactgtaatcaaactgataagaatatggctttaaTATTCCTCTGTCATGGTTGCTCACCTGCCATATTTGTAGGGCAGAGGTTTGATCTTCTCTCTCTCCAGTTGATGCAGGATAGGAGTGAAGATTCTCCAGGCTTCCCTCAACTCATCGCTGGCAGAAGAAAAGGAGAACGTTCACGGACAAGTCCACAGACACCATGTTTCAGGAAGTGCAGCCAGTGCAAGACCTACCTGCGCACAAAGTGCATCTGACTCCCGCAGAACACATCTAGAATCAGCCGCTCATAGGCATCTGGCAACTTCACATCCTGGATAAGGCAGACACCATTTATTACAACGGTGGACATTTCTCGGTGGTTAATGGGAGTCTGAGATAGCATGACATTCACCTCTTGTTTTAGTTGGGGCTCAGAGTGCTGCTGTACCCCCTCCTATAGTTCTATACTGCAGCTCTGCACgttcagattggctgctgtgtttGCGCACAAGCCCACCACAAGCTCTCACAAGGAGACAGCCAGGAAGTCCTCTAGATCTTTCATTCTCAAGCAGAGGAACATGAACCTTGGGGGCATCTGCAGTGTCCTCCTTCTGTGCTTTTACTCTGCAGTGTGTAATCAAGGTCATAGGGGTACGTGATGTAATGTATTTGAGTAAAAGTCCATATACACCTTCAATGGCTACCGAAGAACTCTCGTCCCGTCAACAGctgacccccccacacacatattGTGAAGGAGGAGAGAGCAGAAAGATGCTGCCAGACAACTTTGGTGGTGGCTTATCTACCAGGACAACAAAAGGATCTGTTCGGGGAGAGTTGGgatctccccatacacattagattgtcagtCGACCCCACAAAAATGGTGGGTTTGGCCATCAACAGTTTAATGTGTTGAGACCAAAAAGGTTTTTCCagcattttgatattgatggcctatcctcgggataggccatcagtatcagattggccaGGGTCTGACAACTCTCTTCTACCATGCTCCCTGAAAGTTGGCACCGAAACCACACGGCTCTGTGCAGTGGACGGTGCTGTAAAGTTCTAGCGCTGGAGCTACTTCAGAACCGCTGATCGGgacccatcaatatcaaaatcctggacaacccctttaatgggcacTTGGATTAGAAACACTGCTCTAAACTATAAAAAGGTGGCAGCATTTACTATGGACTCTATTCTAAAAAGGTGTTTGTACTTGAAAAAAATTCTACTGCGACTGTGTATAGATTAATATGTATGTCCCATGTATGGATGATGGCCATACCTTGTATCGGTTACCGTATGTCAAGTCCAACTCGGATTCCTCAGGGTGGAAGTACATTCCCGGTTTCTTGGTCATCATCTTTGTATAAACGGCTTCATTTGGTTGTACTCTTATCACCAGCTCGTTCCTCTTGCACTGTCCTTGGAAGATGTCACCTGGAACTTCTCGGAACTGCAGCCGGACCTCCGCTTTCCTCTCGTTCAGCGCCTTTCCACAGCGCATGATGAAGGGAACACCTGGGGAGTGAGAATTATGAGGGTCTGACATACAGAACTATGGCCATATAGGAGATTTACATAATATATTAAGATTCTGTagaggggcgtaactagaaaagGCTGGGACCCACCAGCGCAAATACTTGAACGGCTTGCCAACTCTGATCAACTTCTTGCAACCACCTCTCCCATTGCTAGCGAGGATTGCCAATGCTTACCATACAACCCCAATCCAATcagtaattatgcccccttagtgcacaAATACAGTAGTGATAAACTCTCAGTGCCCTCACTTCCCACTTGGTACCCCCTTTACATTAGTGAAGTCCTAtgatgtaaatttaaaaaaaatacagtaatattCCCCTATCCCCGTCGCCCCGATGAACAAGGCTCATCCCGATCTCCCAGTGGGTGCATCTGGGTGATGCCATCGTGTCTGTTGGGAGTAGTAGACTAGAAAGCCGCAGACTGAGGACAGACAGGCGCTTGCTGAGGAGAGCACCGCCAAGGAATGAGGCCCGGGCAGTAATGAAGGTCTGTAATCCAATACATTCTCACCTGCCGGTACACACACACAGTCATTATGATTATTGCGCGTGTGCACAATACGGCTGCTATGGCGGTACTTCCTCCACCGTGTATGGTCCATAATGCAACCAAGTCCGTTCATATTACATGAAAAATGGAGCAATCGCTTACCGTCCCATCTCTCGTTCTGCACATAAAGGACAGCAGTGGCAAATGTTGGGGTGTTGGAACCTTTAGGTACAGTCGGGTCATCCAAGTAACCCTTCTGTTCCTCTCCTTTTCCCTCAGGATTACCCACATACTGTCCTAACACAAAATTGTCAAGGGTCAACTCGGGCACGCACTTCAGCACCTTCACCTGTGAAGAGAACAGAGGAACCGTTACTTAAAGAGTCCATCTCAGCCAGGGGCCCTATGGGGTCCCCTAACCTCTATGTACACTCCTGGGTGTAGGATTACCAAACCATACCTAAAAAGATAACAACCTATTACCTTCTCATCCCGCACATCATCGGAATTAGTAGAAACTGGTTTCTCCATGGCCACCAAGCACAGCATCTGCAGCAAGTGGTTCTGCATGACATCTCTAGAAGACAGCGCCACCATTAGGCagtgtccagatgggacaacgGTTTCACACATCAAATACATTAATGAAAGCTTTACCTGATTATCCCAAACTCATCAAAGTATCCTCCACGTCCCTGGGTCCCGAAGGGTTCTTTAAATGTGAGGACCACGGAAGCAATGTGATCGCGGTTCCACAGAGGACCAAATATCCGGTTGCCAAATCTAAAGGGGACGCAAGAAAAGGTTGGCGTATGGAGGCAGGTGGTGAATTACAACATCGCGAAGGAACGTTCTCGCGTCTAACCTGAGCACCATGAAGTTCTGGACCATCTCTTTGCCCAAATAGTGGTCAATACGGTAAATCTGATTCTCTTGGTAGAGTGAGGAGATGTGTTCAGAGAGCTTGTTTGAACTTTCCAGATCCTTCCCGAATGGCTTTTCTACAATCACTCGATTCCAACCACTGCGAGGGGAACaacaaagtgaaataaagttcAATGCAAGCCAGGTGTCTACCAGGGAAAGTGGCTACACCTGCCAGTTTTTGTTAAAGGGACCATAGTCCATTTTCGTtctttcgctaccagcgccgtacatgtacggagcTGAAGCAATGGGCAAACCTGGcccccgctcgcacgtgcagcaggcGTCATGGctggcgggtctctgctgtttgaaatagCAGAGATCCGGGACTAATTTAGATGccttgatcaagtgagatcacagcatctaaagggtaaAAAACCTTCTTACCAGCGTCCTCTCCGGCCAGTGAGGATGCCAGTAATTGATTTTAATACGCTGAGCTTCGCTGAAGAGGCTCAGGGTATGAAAGCtgtaattcttattttggccaccaggtggcaggccATCATAAGCCATGAGCAATTCTGAGCCATAACTGGATTTTAAAAATCAATGTTTGTTTAGAATAAAAACAAAATTGGATTTTGTACTTTCAAATaagagcttcaaaatcataacaaataagtaaaaaaaaaaaataaattaaatataataataaaaaaaaaaaataatatatatatatatatatatatatatatatatatatatatatatatttaaatcatccccctttccgtataataaaaaaattaatacataacaaaaaatataaacatcaataCAGCGAATAGCGTAacggaaaaagggtcaaaatggccaatttgccattttctcattgcttctcttacccaaaaaaaacttaataaaatGTCAATTTTACACTatatagacataaaaaacctatacatatgtggcatcgttgtaatcgtactgacccagagaatgaagggcatggatcagttttgccacaaacagGACGCCGCGGGAACAAAATCCATTAAACAGtccaggaatttttttattttttttcccccaattccaccccatttggaattctttttttttaatcgcTTCTCACGACATTGTATACCataataaatggtggcattagaaagtacaacttgtccctaatccctcatacagctatgtgaacagaaaaatttaaaaacgagatttttgtattacttaccagtaaaatctctttctcgctctttccttgggggacacagaagaccttgggtatagctcatctccctaggaggcgtgacactaagtgaaaactgttaagcccctcctccatcagctataccctcagcctggagagagaggctgccagttgcgtgtccaagtagtgaaaaaaggcaaagtccaaaagtggaaccaacaagccaactacccaacgggtaaaacaactcggaaaccgtgcagagaaaaccaaagaatgggtgggtgctgtgtcccccaaggaaagagcgagaaagagattttactggtaagtaatacaaaaatctcgttttctcgcccagtttccttgggggacacagaagaccttgggacgttcaaaagcagtccaagaggggagggaccacagcaccaaggcgaagcacccgaaggcagcaaggaaatgccgcctgcaaaaaccaggcggcccaaggcagcagccgccgcCGAAGCCAGAGTACGCACTCAGGAGAACCTGGTAAAGAGTGCAAGGAAGACCGTGGCCACCCTGCACAATGACATGGCTGAAGCCCAAGGCCTCCGGCCCcggaggcaccaaccgctctggtgaaatgaacggtgacaccaaaaaaacagaaccctgcccttgagcagtaaccacagcaatagccatttggttaaagcggaggaaagcacccaggagccgttaaccttggcgcggacctcctggaaacaagagacgagcgtcgacaagagtcggagacgTCCAAACAAAAAACCGcagacacttcaagtaacagagtcccagtcgcaggtccaggccagactggagaagaccgaatcatgggaagagaaaggcagaattgggtgaatgaccagcttcctaaagaaccccagggaagaccctaagtcagacaacagaacctggacgaagcaCGGCCGGGAGCTAACACTAGTGTGCTCGCTGGACTCGTCTGGGCAGACGGGAGGAAACCCAATGCGAGTAAGCGCAAATCAGTGACACGGGCAAAAAGGTCgggaaaactggtcccgtcggcccccgagcaacgccgtcccgaatccacgcggagtgggggagcagatggaCAAACGGAAGGAACCGAAAGGGACCCGGCCAGTATCCAACAGACTCCAGGACAAGTCAGGCTAAAGTCCTTGTCGTTGTAGCCACCACAAGAAGGTGGTgttctacagtcccggtgtgggggcctgaagggtaatcttgacagaagaaagtaggcccgccaggttaccgagaaggtaaagtCCAAGTAGGACCATCGCCCAGAAAGGTAAaagtaatctgcacccagcgggaggacagaatgcggcaaacccggtaataggcacacagctagtacagccagtgtgaaccatggagacagtacgaggtcataaggaacaccgggaccatccatatgaacaaccatggtctccccaggggggagggcagtgaaggaacagcccctgaagcctggccggggcagaagccacatcggagtaaaACTGACCCCGGAGAAGCCAAAACAGAGCCGTCGAGAGAAAAATAGCCGAGAAGACGGATGACAGCCTCCAACCGCAAGGAGGagcgggcaacagggaagccacaggaccgctcaaaagcagaactccgctactccgagatgtccggctcaccaattcgcagaaggcgaataccctaacgaatcgaaagtggaggtccctgagacctgggtaatcgagcaaccaagagaagttgggcgacctgctcgaaaagagcggctagaacctggtagcaaaacaaactgaagcacggagggtgccaacaggaaggactcaaaccaaaacgcatccaagaggaggaaaggcaacaggcgagggaaccgtaatcccgccagagccaacgtagactgcgaggaacgctggagacagcactctcgaccatgtgaccgcttGCGCTGGGAAGCAATGCCACAGGTTAACTAATGGGTACACATCTAGGAACCACAAACACTCCCCaggcggaagggccaacgaatatggtggataccgtcacaacggaaacaccaaatataccctctgaacagagaatggataccacccagctcgctgcagtagagagcaatagagcccgtccaggccaggtgaacagaaagatctcttcagagaagaatgccaggccggcggcaatcaccgtatcccaagagaaaaacgtcaagtcgcaggaagaatggaggcatacgtacaagcagccccataagcagtgagaaagccaacccacctacggaaggagaaggcatacacggcccaacaacGCACAGAGTGCCCAAGAGCGTCCGCCCACTGCGAAATAGTCAAACAGCAaggagggccagccacagagtcccacagaatccacggaagtgcaaagtgcaaccggaaGGGGGGACATACACAAAGGACTAGTATGGCATGCGacggaacgcaagcagtccgcccagaagaGAGGGCAATGTACTTGGCAAACATTGCGGGCAGCAAGCATGCAAAGCCCACCCCacaagggggtgatgcccaagaccagcacctacttcagagaagtaagacataccatattccgcccagaagagggccatgcacatggccacaccgcatccagcaggacgtccacctagtgaaaagtggacatgcacagggtaatcctagcattaagtgagtgtgcaataatccaccaaacaccgaattttgtgagagtacaactactccgccaatgaatggggacaagtacaagtccagcacagcatataCAAGGACAGTTGTGAGTCCTGTGAGCGCACAAAAAGTccacccatggaatgaggggtggtcacgcacaaggccagcaccgtatccaatgggagtgcaagcattccacccatcttagaggccagcaacgtatctggtgagagtgcagtatgctgcccagaagggggagccatgcccatggccagtattgcaaccagggagaatgcgagcaccccgccatggatgggggtcaggcacctggccagcagcacactggcgagagaacaaatacagtcagtgagagtgtgtgtatgttgcctgaggaaaggagacatgcccatggccggcagcgaatccagaaagagtgccgtacaccgcccacggaagggggaacatgtatatggccggcagtggatttagtgagttgcaagcatcccaccatggaagggggtcatgcacgcggccagcaacttaccagcgagagaacgaccccagtcagtgagggcgtatgcatggcgcttgagggacgaaggcatgcccaaggccggcagcgaatccaatgagaatgcagcataccgcctatggaagggggttatgcacatggccggctgcccagcaccataaccaatgaagtgcagtattccgcctaaggaagggggtcatgcacaagaccggcagcgaatccagtgagtgcagcattccccccctggaagggggtcatgcacaagaccggcagcaatccagtgagtgcagcattccgcctatggaagggggtcatgcacaagaccggcagcgaatccagtgagtgcagcattccgcctatggaaggggtcatgcacaagaccgtcagcgaatccagtgagtgcagcattccgcctacggaagggggtcatgcacatggccggtatcaaatccagtgagtgcagcgtttcgcctatggaaaggaatcacgcacatggccggcggtgaatccagtgaaagtgcagcgttcccctatggaagggggtcgtgcaccagactaacaccgtatctggtgagagtgcagattccacctatggaaggaggacatgcacaagaccggcaacgaatccaatgagtgcagcattccgcctatggaagggggttgtgcacatggcctgcagcgaatccaatgagtgcagagttctcgtgcacatggccaacaccgtattcggtgagagtgcagtattccacctaagcggggggtcatgcaccaggcaagcctgcaacccgagagagtgcagtatcccgcctaggaaggggttgtctgcacatggcaggcaccatagcTGGAGGGTGACGAACTCTGCCTACAGAAAAAAAGAGagcgcatgcacttggccagcgctgtATCCCGGAGAGGGCAAGAACCACTTAGAAGGGAAACATGCACCAGCCGGGGAGTGCGACACAATGCCGCTCATGGAAGGAGCACGCATACAGGCGGCGCTACCGAgataaggctgcagcgtcctgcgcagcgcaCAAGATATCCATTAGTTAACCATTTTATGcatttctaaataaaaaatagcctcactgaggcagaaagaAGTGCCACCATACAGGTGCCCAGCATAGAAGTAGAGGGGGGAGGGGCGCCAGCCATATAGGCCCATCGGGAGCCGCCGGTacccgaagggttaacagccaaccaacctggaagggaggaggaggcggcgccgtgatcccctgggggcggggaacctccaggcgggaaggattcgcgcccggagaagttcccgccccctcaacAGAGGCcggaagattgcggcctagcaggccgtgaagccggggcctaaattttctgcggcacccggctgaccggggccgcacaggaAACCGGAGCGGACTGCCCGGACAAACCGGCCGCGGAAGCCCGccccgcggaccggaagtcaGGGGCCCGGGTGGAGCGCCGGAATGCGGCCCAGTAGGCCCGAAGCCTGGGCCAAAATTTGCGGCAGGAAAAAGCCCCCGGTCCAGAGCAGCGCATCGGTGAGGGgatggggggaccctgagacTGGGTGCCCGTGAGGATGCGAGCACAGCGTTCCCAGGAGGGACGCTGATAAGTGAATGCCTATTCTCAGCATTCTGCTGCTAAAACGTCCCATGAGGGCcagaagggaggagagggagcaggagtagaatgtcgccccgcagcaccccaggggccagcctaggtccagcagtgaccgaagggtccagaggcccagtatggggggtcaggcacgcaggagaccagggtggggggtgggggacgtagggctggagaagccactctctcaccatagtcgtcttcaccctcggtccattccagcagggtcgccccttcagctactggcaccgtagtggcaggacgctggaagagggacttggcgtgcgggcgacccttgcgctggcgggatgtaggggagctgggctgccctgatccaccttgtcttctgtgggggaggcagcagtgcgggtgaccggcactggcgcagctcaaccccgggagaaacagagaggtctagtgcgtctctgttgtccctgatgatctggaacaaaaagaaaagaaaaaagtaaaaatcaaaatttaaacaaggagaaaacagccctgcagagcagggagtgtcttgcctccttggacactaagctaaaactggcagcctctctctccaggctgagggtatagctgtggaggaggggcttaacagttttttcttagtgtcacgcctcctagggagatgagctatacccaaggtcttctgtgtcccccaaggaaactgggcgagaaaaagttatggctcaaggaagatagggaagaacaATAAAAATGCAAAGACAAAAGAAATCTCCAATATCTTaataaagggttaaagggaaacTCCAGGTGTGCTTGGCTGTCTTCATCAGGCCCACAGacactgaatggagcagcagcacacAGCCATAAAAACCTGTCCATTCAAACTTCTCCTAATTGTGGGGGTGCACAGGGGAGGAATAGGGGTCTCAGGACCTCTGTTCTACTGATCAGTGGATCAGACATTTACCACCTACCCATGCATGTGTTTTCCGTGGGGTGACCTCCTTAACATTGCATTTCCTTTGTGCTCAGTGAACTTTATAGCAACAACCTGGCACAGTCATGGGTGACGCAACGGTTCCCTCGGAGCTAGTAGGACATTATTACATTTGCACATCCTGTGCGCTGTATCAGCCCCTTTCTGGCatgagcagcagcagcacagtctcCTGTGATGGCACCAGCACATCCACCCAATCCAGAAAATAAAGATGGCGCTAAATCCATGTGAACTGGAGCTTAGCTGGAGTAACCTGGCATGGCcagtacacagtggatggagccttctgcttccgctGTGTTGGGGTGCACAGTGTCCGATATGGAGTCCCTATCCTAAGGATCTTGAattcagacaatccctttaagggggggCGTTCCCCTTGAATTTACACAAGCATCATGAGCTATGATCTATCGTTACACCCCAGCCGTTCATCATGACTGGCACATTACGATATACGTACACTGCGCTCATGCAGGTCACTCTGATGTTCCGGGTCACATCGTGGTACACGCTTGGTGGGACTGCCAAATAGAAGAGGCGGTTGGCCTTTAACCCATTTGGTAAGGCCTGTAAGTGCTTATTCAGGGCTTTAAAAGAAGCCTCGTCGGAGTACTGTCCAGACACGTAGGAGTTCCTCGCAAAGAAGGCGTTCAGCTTCTCAGCATCATTCGGAGAGACCTGAGAAATGGACGTAAATATAAGTTAAAGTGTAACATCCTGTGGCACCATTAGTTCATTCagtgcctttaaagggaacctgtccccgggattttgtgtatagagctgaggacatgggttgctagatggccgctagcacatccgcaatacccagtccccatagctctgtgtgcttttattgtgtaaaaaaaacgatttgatacatatgcaaattaacctgagaggagtcctgtaagtgagatgagtcaggtacaggacacatctcagggtaatttccATATGTatgaaatcgttttttttacacaataaaagcacacagagctatagggactgggtattgcggatgtgctagcggccatctagcaacccatgtcctcagctctatacacaaaatcccggtgacaggttccctttaaagtgtaacggtcattcttttttttatttttgtaatgtatcaGGGCagcgatactgaccatttttgcaatatactttcattactgaaatcgtacatttctattagaaaaatagctgtaaagtggcccattttgatctTTAGCAGCGCTCCTCtgccttctgtttacataacacagtcagtgtagAGCAGGTCTCCACCGTTATGTAAGGCTCAGGCTCAAAATGgcccactttagagctatttttctaatagaaatgtacgatttcagtaattaaagtatattacaaaaatggtcagtatcactgccccgatacattacaaaaaaaaaaaaaaaaaaaaaagaatgacagttacactttaaagggaacctgtcaccgggattttgggtatagagctga from Bufo gargarizans isolate SCDJY-AF-19 chromosome 9, ASM1485885v1, whole genome shotgun sequence harbors:
- the G6PD gene encoding glucose-6-phosphate 1-dehydrogenase isoform X1 — encoded protein: MGSRPSVENKMSAVPEQVHLSRSEICGIMREELYSEEDFQQSQTHIFIVVGASGDLAKKKIYPTLWWLYNDGLLPEDTYIVGFARSKLNVQDIRKQSEPYLKVSPNDAEKLNAFFARNSYVSGQYSDEASFKALNKHLQALPNGLKANRLFYLAVPPSVYHDVTRNIRVTCMSAVGWNRVIVEKPFGKDLESSNKLSEHISSLYQENQIYRIDHYLGKEMVQNFMVLRFGNRIFGPLWNRDHIASVVLTFKEPFGTQGRGGYFDEFGIIRDVMQNHLLQMLCLVAMEKPVSTNSDDVRDEKVKVLKCVPELTLDNFVLGQYVGNPEGKGEEQKGYLDDPTVPKGSNTPTFATAVLYVQNERWDGVPFIMRCGKALNERKAEVRLQFREVPGDIFQGQCKRNELVIRVQPNEAVYTKMMTKKPGMYFHPEESELDLTYGNRYKDVKLPDAYERLILDVFCGSQMHFVRSDELREAWRIFTPILHQLEREKIKPLPYKYGSRGPPESDEFTQKLGFRYEGTYKWVNPNKL
- the G6PD gene encoding glucose-6-phosphate 1-dehydrogenase isoform X2, coding for MSAVPEQVHLSRSEICGIMREELYSEEDFQQSQTHIFIVVGASGDLAKKKIYPTLWWLYNDGLLPEDTYIVGFARSKLNVQDIRKQSEPYLKVSPNDAEKLNAFFARNSYVSGQYSDEASFKALNKHLQALPNGLKANRLFYLAVPPSVYHDVTRNIRVTCMSAVGWNRVIVEKPFGKDLESSNKLSEHISSLYQENQIYRIDHYLGKEMVQNFMVLRFGNRIFGPLWNRDHIASVVLTFKEPFGTQGRGGYFDEFGIIRDVMQNHLLQMLCLVAMEKPVSTNSDDVRDEKVKVLKCVPELTLDNFVLGQYVGNPEGKGEEQKGYLDDPTVPKGSNTPTFATAVLYVQNERWDGVPFIMRCGKALNERKAEVRLQFREVPGDIFQGQCKRNELVIRVQPNEAVYTKMMTKKPGMYFHPEESELDLTYGNRYKDVKLPDAYERLILDVFCGSQMHFVRSDELREAWRIFTPILHQLEREKIKPLPYKYGSRGPPESDEFTQKLGFRYEGTYKWVNPNKL